Part of the Labrus bergylta chromosome 19, fLabBer1.1, whole genome shotgun sequence genome, taaatatctcttgagaacaggtttgttgaggaggatttaggaatgtgagtaataattaaatccagcagatggcagtaatgcaactttttggatgccagctGCCACTAAAATCCAAAGAAGACGGCTGCAGGTGCTGGTAGAGTTAAACCGCAGGGGGCGCTGTTGGTTCTCACGCCTGTTTTTTATTGAAGAAGAAGAGCCAGGAGGCGCCTTCTTAGTGCGCATGCGTCACAAATTCTTTcgctgcagattttttttccattgccctaaaaaacacatttttcttcttcttagtGAGTGTAACTTTATGGCCAGATACATGAGGCCTCCAAACACGtctttgtttgtcagaaacatCTCCGATGAGTCCAGGTGAGTCCACATTCTGACAGGAAACTATTACAGATTATCCATTAAGGCTCACTTACTCGTATTACGGCGGCTAAGCTAGCTcattagctaatgttagcccgCTCGGCGTAGCTTCACGTTACGTTAAAAACAACGAGCAGCTTTAATAATTGTGatatttttaataaacagaaactCAGTTTActttcatttaaacacaaattaaatcaaaaacacGTCGCTGTGAAGACGAACTGCCCTGGGTAACGTTTCTTTGTTTGCGTGTCGTTACCTGTGCACGTTTTCATGTTTATAACTGAGCTTCAAAGTGAATGTTTTAGATTCTTTACAAGTTtattataaatacacatttatattatctttttgctgtttttttgaCAAACTTCCTCTAAATGCattatgtctgtgtttttttaaattaacagtAACTAACGTTAttattgtataaaaaaaaaaaaaacaactttattgatccccatgggggaattttttgttattaattttaaataatattttaaataatattttatattttccatttttatatttatatatatttttattgtatttgatATTAATTTTTGTGTTAATGtcactttaatttaatttaattatgtTAACGTTTCTAGGTGTTTTAAAACGTGTCGAGGtttaaaaaattgttttaattaaatgctcacaattaaataaataactagTCTTAATGATGAATGGAGAACCCAGTATTAAGTGTTATAATAAAGTTTCTATctgtcactttctctctttgtaaaaaaaaaaaactgctaaatCAATGTGAACGAAAAATACTAAAACCTGTTGTGTCTTTATGACTGTtagtttaatatttatatatttatttatatttatgtataaTTAGGGAGATGCTTAAAGAGGATTAGTGAGGTGACACCACATAAGAGGAGAAAAATGTTTGAACAAAACTGCATGTGAAAACGTCTCCTCTTTACTCTCAGATGTATTTAAGACTAACAAGGATAATAATGTAAGAAACGTAATTTATAGTAGCGCTTAAAACACACAATCCTAAAGTGTGCCACATTATTACAGATTGAGGTCAACTAGGGccgggcgatatggaccaaaacttaTATCtctattgtttagctgaatggagatactcgatatatattgatatgtattttattaacagtgaaaacacatgaaaaataaactacctgtttgtgaatttaaaaagtaatattataaaataaaaatgttccttaaatacaataaaagagagagagaggaggaggagggttaagagggagagacagtcggtcatcatcagtgagatgaggaaaaggtgacctggcacctctgtaacgttattttaatgcaacataaactatatcgatattaacAACATTGTCTTAGCCtatattttgtttgaaaatatattgatatatcttaaaaactcgatatatttcccaaCCCTAAGGTCAACTTGGACAAACAAACTTTCATGTGCCAACACAAACCAGCAAACACAAgtgaaattaaaagacaaactgaTAATCTTTTTTCAATCCTGACCTATAAAAATTCATTTTTAGCAGCCGTTCAAAAGAAACTACAGGTTATGGTAAAGACTGGGTCAGAGTTTAGGAGCTGCCACTGCAGACGCTCGATCCCCTCTggatttaaaacattaaacgAGGAACTATTATAAAGCCCCGATGATCAGAAGGTTGGAGAAGGCAGCTGCCAGAGTAAGGGCAAAGTAATTCAATAATGTAAGTAGAAACTAGTCAGAGCATgcaaaatataaacacaaacatttagctCATTTAATCACGAGCAGATTTTCTCTGATCCTTAAAGCGATTAATCACTTTGCCCTCATTAACAAATGCTGTTTAACAACTAGGCTAACAAGACTTTATTATTACTGTAACTGTTGGTTGAACCAGGATACATATTTAGATACAGACTACACAGGCTCATTACATATCAGTTTGTAAAATGAGTATGAGGAGTGGTAACATTAACTGTAAGAATTGCTAAATACATTGAGAAAATTTAAAGTTTAGAAATGCTTTTTTTAGGAGTTCaactttaaactttattattatccTGAAGGAAGTTTGAACTGCAGCAGGCAACAAGACACGACAGGTACATAAAAGGCAACAACAGAAATAGAGacatacaggaaaaaaaacaggtaccGTACTTCAACCAGACTGAGCCAGAGACTGAAACTGTCCCAACACACAGTTCAGAAAAGTGcattaaatcaaaaatcaaGTGCTGTGCAGTCGGTAAAATAAATAGTTATGAATAATCAAGCTAAAGTAGGTAAGAGAAGACTGTGTCCACAGTTCAGTGCTCTCTCGTCTAATTTAAGAACCTTTCCCTTTCTGGGATCTTAAACacataatttaaatataaaaccaaacTTCTGTAACTTCAGTGACTaattttaaagtgtgtttgaatgtttgaaaagCATGTGTTATACAAATACATTTGGTCTTCATCGTGGTAACGTATTCAATACATTACCACGATCAATAATTGAGTCATGCcgtcaaataaaaacagatttagttTTTGTTAAAAGCTGGGATGTTTAAGGTGAACACTTAAACAAAGGAATGTAATCTAACCTGAATGGAGCCACAGAACTGTTATTGGTCTTTACATTGAAATGCATGTTGAACAAAATAGTGTTCATATATATAAGATCTGTTCACcccaaaacacaagaaaagatGGAGCAAAATAAGGAATACAATTTGTTGATGAAGGTTGTGGTATCCATGTATCATGCTGTGAAGTCCTAAGGGATTATAATTATCAGACACAATGATCTTTAAGTTCCCTTGAAAGACCTGACAGACAGCTGTTAGGTTTAAATGTTATGCCGTTGACAAAAGGGAACAGGTTTGTCACAGTACCAGATGTCAAACCTTGATATGATAGAAAACCTGTTTCGCCTGTTTAAATCTGTTTAATAAGACGGGTGCGCAGCAGAGCGATGAGGCAGTGTTTTCGATACTAGAACGTTATCAGGCGAAAGTTTGTTAAAATGGGCGGGACATCTTAAATAGGAAGTGGCAACACGCCTGCAACCAATCACTGTCATGATTTACAAACAAATGGAAACCTTGGAATGAAAGATAAATTCAAATTATTTAGtgatacctgttttgataccacagcaataATAATTGAAGTCCTAGGCACCCGATAATGCTTAGTTACTCGTAAATAATaacccaaaaaaaaagcagacaaatCTCTGCCCACTGTCTGAAATCCACACATACATCGGCAACTTTTCAGTAATGAAATGTTGCcgacatatttgtgcaatttagatcCTTAGCAGCAAGGCCGTCACCACCAAGAATCCCAAGAAACCTACAAGactgagagctcaggagctcccaggaaaagatttacacatagtgacatgcagcaatatgatgtgaatgcacagagagagagagataggagctTAGGGTGTCAGTTCccctggtagtctaagcctaaagcagcataactaggagctagTCCATACCATACCTGCGCCAGCTCTAACTTCAAGCTTTATCGAAAAGAACCATTTAAAGTCTATTCTTCaaagtacagagtgtgtctgcctcccggaccctgaCTGGCAGAttattccagaggagaggagcctgataactgaaggctctgcctcccatagtacatttagataaaataaacatttgttttgatttcatgggAACTGTAAAGGAACGAAAACAAGAgtttttaagggggggggggattaacaCAGCAGACTTCACTGTCAATCTAAAACTTGGATTTTGTGATACATGTATGCTGCAACCTGAGCATCAGCCTAACTTAAACAAATAACAGAATTCATAATTTAAAGCCGGTCGGATCACCAGGTAAGTGGTATTGTGTTTTGGGGTGAACTGTTCCCTTAGCCGTCTCATGAGCTGCTCTCCCAGCTGCTATTTCTGGTTCATGATGTCAGCAGAGTGATGGTCAGATGAGTCATACTTGTATTTACGGTGTTCAGGCCTGAGGATTTGCGGCGTGAGTTTGGCCGCTATGGGCCAGTAGTAGATGTCTACATCCCACTTGACTTCTATACACGTCAGCCAAGAGGATTTGCATACATTCAATATCCTTTCCCAATGAGTGTGTACTGTTTGTGCTAACATTATCAATTAACACTGATCTGATGTTTTCCTACAGCAGAGAAgacatgcttttatttcttgCACATCATTTGATTGAATATCTAACATACGTATTTCTCTGTTATTgcttcagaaaatgtaaaagcacCCCGTTGTGGAAACCGGCCACAAAGAGTAACAAAGACCTGTGTAGAGTAGCTGTAAAGACAAGTCACACAGACCTTCAGGATCAGAGGGAGGGAAAAGGTTGAAAAGAGAAAGTAAAGCATGAAGAGGAAAAGGGAACGGAGACAAAGCTTGGATATGGCGGCAAAGAAttgggaaaagaaaagagtttAAAGAGGAAAAGGCAAGCAACAAAACCCCCAAGTCTCTGTGGGAGTCGATTAAAGAGTGTAAAGATCAAGATGAAGTTCAAAGTCAAGCAAAAGGTAACAAGTCTGAATTATTTTGTATCCTCCCAAGACAAATCCACAAATTTGACAACAAAATCAGCTTTCCCTGTGATGTCGACATTTTAATCGTTAATCAAAGCACTTTAAtcagctgctgatgtgtttgatttgttttcatatttgtagtCCTGATCCCCCACACAATGATTTGATGTTTGAAAAACTTGCTTCATCTTTTATCTCTACAAAAATCCacttattatttatgtttttcttgcctgttgtattattatatatacTGTGCtaattttaaagtgtttgtttttcaaatcagGCCACACACATGTCCTGCATCCCCCTTTAATTATTCTGTAAAAGTAATGTGTTAATGAAATTATGTTTTAAGATTTTATGTGAGGGGAATTCTGTTTCACTTTGTTTGAGATAAGAAAGAATAACTCAGAACTTTGAATTAGAGTTTGTGTaccaaacatgagagaaaacaaaaccctTAACCAGCCAGCACATTTGAGGATGTGCGTGACGCAGAAGACGCTCTTCACGGCCTGGACAGGAAGTGGGTGTGTGGCCGGCAGATTGAAATCCAGTTTGCCCAGGGGGACAGAAAGAGTAAGTGttgtgcatttatttacaaaccTCACAAATATTAATATTGTCAACTTCTCTCGAAGTAAGGATGCATTATAATATTAGCACATCGGTGATATCGGCTGATTATGTCTTTAACGTGCAATGCTGGCCTCCGCCCCAAAAAGACCTCTGCTGGTGTTTCAGCTGTGCACGCATCATGTAGACCTAAGATTACAGTTTACACTTTGGTATCATTATAGgtgaaatgttcctttaaaaatggatgaaacatggtgtagtctcagtgacgtcacccatttgGTGCACCCAAGGGTGCCAATGATGGCGGTCGTTTTCTGGAAATGCTGTCCCAAACAAACTTTCTGTCAACCTAGTAACGTGCAGTAAGCTGGGtatgaggcgggccttaagcctcccgTTGAACACCGTGTCCAACAGCACGCAAGCGTTAGATATCGCATCGCTTGCGATCAGATGCCCACTGAGCACATctgcatgtttaatatttactaCGCTTTCAGTTTCTCTTGTAAAACGTtatgaagtgtggtgctttgtattgacgcGCTGTTGATGCAACTCACAACACCCAAAGGATCATCAGTAAACGTCTCGCCGTGAGCCGAGCAAAGTGCTTCTTTAGCGTTGACGcgagacaaagcacaacattcCCGTCATTGATAGGTGGACATTAATAATCATCCACTCTGTAAAACAAGCTCtgctgagtgagaaaagcgAAAGATAATCAGAAGTTTTCCTGTTGGACACCGTCAGTGTCTTGTAGAGCCCCCTCCTTCTCACAGCATCGCCCGCAGGTTGTTGGGACACTCACACTGGAAACAATTGAGTCAAGTGAATTTAGTCTTTGACCCACGCTCGGTAGCATGTCGTTGggaaaatgttgtaaaaaaacagtAATATCATACAAAACGATATTATTAAACATTGACAGGTTAGACGTCGAAAACAGTCTGTAGACGTGAATATACAATTCTTAAAATTTAATTTATCATAATTTGGCTGTTTCGTCACATCAGCACCAAACCAGATGAAAACGAAGGAGCGACGGTCGCCGAGCAGATCCTCCCGATACGATGACTACGACCGAGACGGCCGGCGCAGACGCTCACGCAGCCGCAGCTACGACCGAAGCTACAGGTCACGAAGCCAATCTTATGAACGCCACCGCAGACGGTCTGAAAGTCCTCGAGAGTgagtttggggttttttttttattctcgtgttgcttttattgtgaagtttCTCTTTGAAAAATAACctttttaatttctctcttcAGGTCTCGAGGACGCGCGTACGGAAGAGGAAGAAGCAGGAGCCGCGAGGACGACCGGTACTAAATCTCCCTCTTTCACCTTTTGGAGAAAAATAACTAAACTCAAACCGTTACTGCAGATTTCACTCGTTAGTGTTTTAATAGACTCATTGTTCTCATGGTGTTTCCGCAGGTACAGACAGAGGCCTCGTAGAGAGTCCAGAGGGAGGTCTCGCTCCCGCTCCAAGTCCGCCTCTCCCCGAGAGACCGTCAACCCGGCGTCCACCTCCCATTACACAGAGGAAGAAGTGCGCCACACTCGCTCCCCGTCCCGCTCCAGGTCCCGCTCCGCATCAAGATCCCGCTCTCGTTCGCGCTCCAGGTCCCGATCCTGGGCCGGACGCAAATCAGGTGGTCGCTAAATAAAAGTATCTGCTCCCCGTTCTCTCCGTCATTATGTCAGCCGGACCCCGAGTCGGTCTTTTGTTTGAATGTAACGTCCACTGAACCATTTGTagaaagcttgttttttttgtttttgttttttttcctgcagctgcaTTTTAAGTACGATGATGGTCCTTTGCTCggttttatataaaaaaaagtttgtgagTTTTCGCCTGTTAGGAATAAGAAACGGTCACTATTTGTGTTCAGTGGTAGTCGGTCAGGAGTGAGTCTGTTTAATTTTAATGTACGGTTACTGaggatgatttttttctatCCCCTATGCACCCTTTttgcaaaataaacaacattcagTATTTTTAAAAGGAATCCAGTCTGAGGACCCAGAGAGTCAGCGTTTCTGTGCGTTTTATAACAAGCTCATACTTTTTACTTTACTGCTGATGTTTGATCAACAGCGGGACAAGACTttctccgtgtctgatcgggaaataaactcgggaaatctaaaaaataaaaaaaaataaaaacataaaaagtaacAGAGTGGTGTCtgtcacacagcagctgttgtcatagagacaagaCCGATGTTCAGCGTTCCCGAGAGCACAaccacccaaaaaaaacagctctaaTCACTTGAATAATCTGACAGATTCAGCCAGTTACATATTCTCTTGTCAGAATTACAGACTGAATATTAAGAGTTAAGTTCACTGACCTGcatcagaaacacacagctcaaAGTTTCAGTGATAATCAAACTCAAATAACGTCAGAAAGTttcatgaaatgtgtgtttctgacatttttcagCCGAGGTGTTTTAAGTATGGGCAGCTGAAATGCACAGAAACGCTGCTGTGGTCATGAAAAGTGTTAAACTTCTTCCACCAGTGACTTCATCCAAACCCTGTTTAagatgtttgtctttcttttttcgTGGTGCGTTCTGTGACATCTGACCTTCTCAACAAGGTGTTTTAATTATGGAACACTTCTCCCAGAGTTTTTTCGGTTCAGAGACGAAAAGTTTCCGATCGCTGTTAACGActgtgttgttggtttttttttttcccaagatGAATCTTgtcactgcatgttttattctcTTGATCTTCTACCTTTAGTAGGAAGAAAACTGTTATTTTGAGTAATAAATTGGTAACATTCAGTATGAGGAAACCGTGTGACGTCCATTTGTAAATAATGCTTTTAAGACTTAAAAGGTAGATTGAGGTTGTATTATCGTACTCGAACATTTTAAGAGCCAGGAGGAGTAATTCAGAGTTATGATGTCCATTAAGTGTTTCACTATCTCTGAAAAGTAGAGACCAGCACAGTTAAATTCAGTCCAGTCGCGCTCATTGATTTCCTTTTAATGGATCAGTAGCTGGAAGGAACAACTGAAATTAGAAACAGTGAATAAGCAACCATGTGTGAAATCGGACGCGCCCTATTGATCCGcatattgaagaaaaaaaacaaaaaaacattgattaaaCGAGCACACAACGGCAGCACGAAGGGATGATGAGTTCTGTGTGGAGAAGCTTGtttgagctgcagcacagattaaaacaataacatcacatccttaaaggtcacatatcctcctcctcttcaaccagtttaaataagacCACGCCCCCTTTCTGGAAGGGCTGGGGTcggctctggctttctcgctccaagtcctattgtttacggtgagaaggcagactcagagggcagaacaaacacctagctgtgggagtgtcacccacctgggggaggggttactgccctttgtgatgtcatgaagggaaaatgtccaaacggcctgtttgagcacacattttctgaaaagtggaacagggaaaagatggagaggatggacttttctcatcattggggggtttgtagacagattagggacacatattagagttggagaaacatggtgaagtgtattttgcataatatgtgacctttaaatgtaaactttctactgaattaaatcataaatgaccttactatatcatcagatgtgaggaaacatgctctgttgaagtgctggcttctgcGTTTCTGATTCCGGTTATAGACAAGAGAAAAGTAGGAGACCCCTCATAGAAACCAAACACAAGTGAAAGTGCTCATTGTtgtggctgctgctgaaatCAGTTTGAAACGAGTGTTGGGCAACTTTAGTAATATTAAATCATAGCATTGATCCACTGCAGAGGCTGTTCATTGTGTACATTTGACTCCCATCATAACAGGACAACCCCATTGCACCGTTTGTGACCTGTGAATTTAAAGGATCACACAAGTTCAGGGTCCTCTGAGTTCAACAGCAAACAGGCGTCGAACGATTGAATACTCTGCAACACATTTCACCCAATGATGACCTGCAGCGAGCTGGCAGTCGGTCCATCACACTGCTGCGAGGCGAATGGCAACGGAGCACGGCAACAGCATCGattgtcctctctctggttaTGACTTCTGAACAACTAAAGCCAGCAGggatcatttgtttttgtcctgttttACCAACCGAGTGGACTACAAATATCTCCCTGGggtgaacttgttttttttaatcttttctttaaggaggaaaaaggagaatAAAATATGTGCTTGTAGGATTGTATTCAGAAGCTTCAGCAGCATCGTCGTAAAAAAGGCCTTCACTGACAAATTCCATATCAGAGATGAAAGGTGAGTTTCCTcctttttaaattaattcatgACAATTATAGTCATTTAGTTTGGAAAGAAAGTCACAGCAAGCTTTATCTAGCAGCTAAACATTTATTAGTGTGAAGTGTGGTTCACATTTATTGGATTCTAATGGATTGTTTGATATGATGTGTAATGTGTCGCCAGAGACCCCTCAATGATGTCATACTTGACGCTGTATGATAAGAACTCTTTCATACCATCATTAGATTTGTACATAAATCCATAGGTGTGTAAGTGGGTAGGATTGTacagagcccctgaagtcccaaaaagtaaagcaaaaaaaacttcTGTAGGATTGTGTACTAAccgagaaaaaaacattttgcagttaaaaacattcagagcAGTTGGATAAATATCTTGACCTTTTAACTACAGTGTAGAAATGTTCAAGTATCTGACTTTAAAAGTAATATCTCAAACATCACCATGAAGCATAACAAGCAGGTCCTCATGATGCAGTAACCAATGTATTGATTTAGTAATGTGTAGAGCCATTGTAGTGTTTGGTTGAGGTTGTATTATATAAGGCCGTTTACGTTTATCCACAGTTTGTCGTATGTAGAAGTTTAAAAACTAGTTTTATTGAAATGTTCATGTGTTGATGTGAAGAAGTGCAGAGTGGGGATAATACCTTGTAGAAGTTTTCACAAACAAAGAGTAGCACATGAACATTTAGTTTTCTACCTGTGGTTAGATTTTCGTCAGTATTTCCTGTAGACTTCACCTGCTTCTCTCTGCTTATTCAACAATTGTGAGggcatttttaaaaatcaggcACATATCAGTAATTGTTTGCTTAGCTacgaaaaacaacaacaaattcaAATTCGATAAAACAGAAACGTGACCTTGCAACACCGGCGCATTTCTAGATCTGTCCACCTGAGGGCGCTGACGAGCACATttcttgtttagtttgtttcatgttaacaagAAACACAAGTCCAACTTGTGCTTAATCTCCAAACATTTATATCGTTCAGACTGAAATTCTTAGCACTGATCAAGCTCTTCACCTTATGATGCTCCAAGAGGAACTGATTTATTCTCATACtccacacaaagacaaacagccaGACTAATTCTCATTTTCATActattaaatcatattttacTGATTGAGTGATTTTACTTTAAAAGTGGGGCAGGAAATCTATGTCGCATGCCCTCGTTTATGCGTTGAAAGTCAATCAAGTGGTGTAGTGAAGGCTATACGCAGGTATACAGAGGATACGCACTTCTAAATCCCCTTTGATTCACACCAATGATTGACTGACAACATCTGTGGTatgctgcattttcttttctagtATGGTGAAGAGATGACCCTCCGTCGTCCCtgctctgtctctaattggctcaTACGCACTTACTAAATATTCAACAGgagtcttacatgtcactgtttataacaaaGGTAGATTATCCTCTGCTGGTTggtccagataaaaaaaaaaaaaaagagtatacccacttctttaggCCCCACTACACCACGGTGTCAATCAATAAAATGCTCTGAATAACAAACAAACTCAGGCAGGGCTATCAACAGGAAGTCCTACACGTCTGTGGAGCTACATACCTGCGTGTGTTCTGCCTTTGCACGCATTTCAAAAGAGCAATGTCTTCCACAGGCTATATCTAGTGAGTGTGTCTGCACAGGATTGGCAGAGGCAGATTGTTTGATACCCTAACAATGACAACAATGCACTGCACCCCTCTCTCTAACACTCACTCACATGGACTTGTTCTACACTGTAAGCGAGGTAGAGTACACTTGTGTGTCATGGGGAGTAGCATTATATGTTTTTTCAGGTGCATAACTTTTAAGATCTTGCTAActctttaagttttttttaaaagtacgTAGCTCTATGATTGGTAAGACTtttaaatgtcaactttttttttatcatttgttgTAGAAATGCCAAAGTAAAAAATGGGAGACTGGAACTTCCTCGGAGGGATATTGGAGGAGGTGCATATCCACTCCACCATGGTGGGAAAGATCTGGCTGACCATCCTGTTCATATTCCGGATGTTGGTCCTGGGCGTCGCAGCTGAGGACGTCTGGAATGACGAGCAGTCCGACTTCGTCTGCAACACGGACCAGCCCGGCTGCCGTAACGTCTGCTACGACCAGGCCTTCCCCATCTCCCTCATCCGCTACTGGGTGCTGCAGGTGATCTTTGTGTCCTCGCCCTCCCTGGTGTACATGGGACACGCCATCTACCAGCTGCGAGCTCTGGAGAAGGAGCGACACTGCAAGAAGGTGGCTCTGCGTCG contains:
- the LOC110005812 gene encoding serine/arginine-rich splicing factor 10 yields the protein MRHKFFRCRFFFHCPKKHIFLLLSECNFMARYMRPPNTSLFVRNISDESRPEDLRREFGRYGPVVDVYIPLDFYTRQPRGFAYIQFEDVRDAEDALHGLDRKWVCGRQIEIQFAQGDRKTPNQMKTKERRSPSRSSRYDDYDRDGRRRRSRSRSYDRSYRSRSQSYERHRRRSESPRESRGRAYGRGRSRSREDDRYRQRPRRESRGRSRSRSKSASPRETVNPASTSHYTEEEVRHTRSPSRSRSRSASRSRSRSRSRSRSWAGRKSGGR